The Rhizosphaericola mali genome has a window encoding:
- a CDS encoding recombinase family protein, whose protein sequence is MKIGYARVSTKDQNWQLQIEALEKAGCEKIYKEKISGSTKSRPELDSMIQQFRKGDELFVWRLDRLGRSLKNIIDLVLSLSEKGVIIKGIIDGVDTSTMNGRLFLNIMASLAEYERELIRERTNAGLQSARARGRLGGRPKGYTKETISKLLIMRSLYKDPSKTPEEIYTPLGLTKATFYRYSKILDMYTNKEINSMIKR, encoded by the coding sequence ATGAAAATTGGATATGCTAGAGTAAGTACCAAAGATCAAAATTGGCAATTGCAAATCGAAGCGCTCGAAAAAGCAGGATGCGAAAAAATTTACAAAGAGAAAATTTCAGGGTCAACTAAAAGTCGTCCCGAACTAGATAGTATGATCCAACAATTTAGAAAGGGAGATGAATTGTTTGTGTGGCGATTAGATAGATTAGGAAGAAGTTTAAAAAATATCATTGACTTGGTTTTGAGTCTGAGTGAGAAAGGGGTAATCATAAAAGGTATAATCGATGGTGTTGATACTTCAACTATGAATGGACGGCTTTTCTTAAATATAATGGCTTCATTGGCTGAATATGAGAGGGAATTAATAAGAGAGCGGACCAATGCAGGTTTACAATCAGCAAGAGCGAGGGGACGCCTGGGAGGACGTCCTAAAGGTTATACCAAAGAAACGATATCAAAGCTATTAATAATGAGGTCACTGTATAAAGATCCTTCAAAAACACCAGAAGAAATTTATACTCCTTTGGGATTAACAAAAGCAACATTTTATAGATATTCGAAAATTTTGGATATGTATACTAATAAGGAAATTAATAGCATGATAAAACGGTAG